A region of Saccopteryx leptura isolate mSacLep1 chromosome X, mSacLep1_pri_phased_curated, whole genome shotgun sequence DNA encodes the following proteins:
- the GPRASP3 gene encoding G protein-coupled receptor associated sorting protein 3 codes for MTRSRRNRAKTGKRSGVESKTKKEATGIVEPVAKTQAKGKAKAGGQADAVAEMKAAAKNKTVTEVKKGAQANISPKVKDEAPRVSRSRSVTEASAMPRSVSKDKAGTDASFWPGEENDVESWLWNGPETGNLSSAKAEGKAANGPPSPAKKVEPVAGATCKAGAGAEEEEDDVIGNWFWDGDETSFDPNPKPVSRIVRPQPVDEINEKDRPKDWSEVTIWPKAPAIPPAVLGFRSQGAAEAKPSSYIVLGGQAEGSTPPLPEEPVSLSKTILSQSIPENAFGSEACTQTIEEIRRQIKIREMNGIKPFACPCKMECYMTSEEFEKLISLLESTTDPLIHKIAQIAMGIVNVHPFAQEFINEVGVVTLIESLLSFPSSEMRKEAIITLTPPSVSERQRKLELHVKHMCKETMSFPLNSPGQQSGLKILGQLTTGSNHHHIVVTYFTEFFQLLTQGNRKTRNLVLKLLLNMSENPAAARDMINTQALAALKLIFNQKEAKANLVSAVAIFINIKEHIRKGSIVVVDHSSYNTLMAIFREVKVIIETM; via the coding sequence ATGACTAGGAGCAGAAGAAACAGGGCCAAAACTGGGAAAAGGTCTGGTGTAGAATCTAAGACAAAGAAGGAGGCTACTGGCATAGTTGAACCTGTAGCCAAGACCCAGGCCAAAGGAAAAGCCAAGGCAGGGGGTCAGGCAGATGCAGTGGCAGAGATGAAGGCAGCGGCTAAGAACAAGACTGTTACTGAAGTGAAGAAAGGAGCCCAGGCAAATATCAGTCCCAAAGTAAAAGACGAGGCTCCTCGAGTATCTCGGAGCCGCTCTGTGACTGAGGCTAGTGCCATGCCCAGGTCCGTGAGTAAAGATAAGGCTGGTACTGACGCCTCGTTCTGGCCTGGGGAAGAGAACGATGTTGAGTCCTGGCTCTGGAATGGGCCAGAGACTGGTAATCTTTCCAGTGCCAAAGCTGAAGGTAAAGCTGCTAATGGTCCCCCGTCCCCTGCTAAGAAGGTGGAGCCTGTGGCTGGGGCTACCTGTAAGGCTGGCGCAGGGGCTGAAGAGGAGGAAGACGACGTTATTGGGAACTGGTTTTGGGATGGTGATGAAACTAGTTTTGACCCTAATCCTAAGCCTGTGAGCCGGATTGTTAGGCCCCAGCCTGTGGatgaaattaatgaaaaagataGACCCAAGGACTGGTCTGAGGTAACTATCTGGCCCAAGGCCCCTGCTATACCTCCAGCAGTGTTAGGATTTAGATCCCAAGGTGCAGCTGAGGCAAAGCCTTCTTCATATATTGTCCTGGGCGGACAAGCTGAGGGAAGTACTCCGCCTTTGCCTGAGGAACCAGTGTCTCTGTCTAAGACCATACTCTCACAGTCTATCCCAGAGAACGCATTTGGTTCTGAGGCTTGCACTCAGACCATAGAGGAGATTAGACGTCAAATCAAGATCAGGGAGATGAATGGGATTAAGCCATTTGCTTGCCCTTGCAAAATGGAATGCTACATGACTTCTGAGGAATTTGAAAAACTTATTTCCTTACTTGAGTCCACTACTGATCCTCTCATTCATAAAATAGCTCAAATTGCAATGGGCATCGTTAATGTTCATCCATTTGCCCAAGAGTTCATTAATGAGGTCGGTGTAGTGACGCTTATTGAGAGCTTGCTCAGTTTTCCTTCCTCTGAAATGAGAAAAGAGGCTATAATTACTCTGACTCCCCCTTCGGTGAGTGAAAGACAGCGTAAGTTGGAATTACATGTTAAACATATGTGTAAAGAAACCATGTCTTTTCCTTTGAACTCACCTGGACAGCAGTCTGGCTTAAAAATACTGGGGCAGCTGACCACGGGTTCTAACCATCATCATATTGTCGTCACTTACTTTACGGAGTTTTTTCAGCTGCTTACCCAGGGAAATCGTAAAACCAgaaatctggttttgaaattactTTTGAATATGTCTGAAAACCCAGCTGCAGCCAGAGACATGATCAATACACAGGCATTGGCAGCATTAAAACTAATCTTTAATCAGAAAGAAGCAAAAGCCAATCTCGTTAGTGCTGTGGCCATATTTATTAACATAAAGGAGCACATCAGAAAGGGTTCGATTGTTGTCGTTGATCACTCGAGCTATAATACACTCATGGCCATTTTCCGTGAAGTTAAAGTGATTATTGAAACAATGTAA